The following proteins come from a genomic window of Misgurnus anguillicaudatus chromosome 10, ASM2758022v2, whole genome shotgun sequence:
- the s100a1 gene encoding protein S100-A1 translates to MVSQLESAMESLIKVFHTYSSKEGDKYKLSKAELKSLLQGELNDFLSASKDPMVVEKIMSDLDENRDGEVDFQEFVVLVAALTVACNEFFIESMKN, encoded by the exons ATGGTTTCACAGCTGGAAAGTGCAATGGAAAGCCTGATTAAAGTTTTCCACACATACTCTTCCAAAGAAGGAGACAAGTACAAACTGAGCAAAGCTGAACTCAAAAGCTTGCTTCAGGGTGAACTCAATGACTTTTTATCG GCGAGTAAAGACCCTATGGTTGTGGAGAAGATTATGTCTGATTTGGATGAAAATCGAGATGGAGAGGTGGACTTTCAGGAGTTTGTTGTATTGGTCGCTGCTCTCACAGTGGCGTGCAATGAATTCTTTATTGAAAG